The following DNA comes from Polyodon spathula isolate WHYD16114869_AA unplaced genomic scaffold, ASM1765450v1 scaffolds_1255, whole genome shotgun sequence.
TCAACTCCCACTGCAATGCagtctgggaagtgtagtcctgctgtgaaaggtacccgagacaggtaaaaggtaccagaatgcactgtgatgcgagttgaaaagcctgaactgtcctggTGCACATGAAGTCAGATAGTAACTGATGATGATGAATATTGCTTTTCTCTAAAGGTGAGTAGTAATTAAAAACGAGCAAAATCAAAGGATATTCAATGAGTGTCTACTCACCTGACGATACCAAACGCTTAAGGTCACTTTCTGGTTCTGTCCATCctatgggagagagagagataatattGCAATGTTACAGATGCATTTCTGCAGTTGGGCAATGCATGAAAGTGTATGCTATTTGAACCTGATTATCTTGGAATAGAGTCttgcttttttgggggggaggagAATTCAAAATAAGGATTTGTCATATAAGCAAAAGGGATTAACTTTGTTCTGTAAAGTCAAATATATAACAGATAGCATATAAATCGTACTGAAACAGCCATACATAAAGGACACAGCTATAGAAATGCTGCATGAATCCAGGGAATTTctaatgtgataaatacagcaccCAATGCAAGTacttaagtcttttttttttttttttttttaaatgcatgcttgACATTTCTGACAGCTATGGGCTGGTACCATAAATACTACATATGGAAAAATACAGCACAGCCAAGTGCTGCTGTTAAGCTGCTGAGTGCCCTCATGTGGCACAGGAGTGCCATTGCAAGTTGCAATCCTACCACTTCCAGGATAGACTGCGTAATGAAGTCAATGTAAACCATGGTTGATTGAGTCCAGTTCCGGACAGGACGGACTCCCTTCCTGTAATTCCGAAGGAGGCTTTTGGTAAGTTGATGCAGTGCGGATTTTTTAGGCTTCATGTCTAAAGACATACTTCCTGTAGCAAGAAAGTTAAAGGGGTGCCTTTTAGAAACCAGACCACTAGCATTCCAGCGATGTTAAAGCAAAAAGCAGATATTAAATGAGTGCTTAACAAGGCAAATCCATCtgatttttatttacacaaaaatatttcACACCTTCAGTTTGTAATAGTCACTTTTGACCACAAGGTGGCGAGATgagtaatacaataattaatacattatatttatttttatatagcgcctttcatagtggaccaccatcacaaagtgcgttacagaggtaggctgtgaactgtgcattatatgcagagacACTTACTgaaattgatttaacatctcatccgcaggatagAGCGcaaggaggttaggtgacttgctcagggtcacacagcgagtcagtcagtggcagaggtggggttggaaccggtgaccttctggttacaagccctggactttaaccactggaccacactggaGGTGAGCTGGTGCCACACATTAGCTCACCTCCATTATCAGAAATAGCGTGCGAAGGAGAGTTTGGAGAAGCGCTTTCATTGGGTGTCAGAAACAACTACCAGCTCAATAACACAGCAGGGAAAGGGTTAATGGCTCAGTGTTTCTGAGCCTCCAAACCACGATACAATACCAGCATCCTAATTCTGGGGTTTCAGTTACATCacctaatgtgtgtgttttattgtattatttgtttttaacctaTTGTACAGATATACAAAATGAGATTGTCTAAAAGACCTCTTCTTGTATACCATACTACACTCTACAAGTATTATACTATTCTTCACTAGAACACACTATACTGTACAGGTAAACCCACTGAGATTATCACACCAACAATCAAATACCTACCAGCCTTCAAAAGAGCACAGGAAGTGCattatattataaatactgtacagtgtgtcTTAAGTGTGGCACTAGATGAGTACTGTTTACTCTTTGACAGGGATGCAGGGAAAATCAAAGGTAAAAAATAACAACTTAAaggggagggtttttttttttttttttttttttttaagattgcgTTGAATAAATTTAAGAAGGGTGTGGAATTTGTGCGAGGTTCATTACATAACAGATCCATATATCTAATGTAAAAACGAGGCACACGTAATACACGGGAAAGGGCTTTAAACAGCACATCCAGCACGCATTAATATCACATCCCCTGCTTTGTATAGCCTCGCACAAAGTCATGCGTTTACCATGAGTGCATGGCTTCATAAATACAACGCTgttattacaaaacaatacaaacagctGGGGACGCCTAAAATGTTGCATTGCTACCGAGCTCCAAAGAAGACGCGTTCAACGACCCAACTGATGAGACCATTGAAGAACTGAAGATAAATACACCGGTCCTGGAGATAGTACAGGGTGAAAGAACGACCCTGGTTCAGTAGAACAAAGACCCTTACCTGAGAGCAGGAGAAACAACAGCAAGATCACAGGTGCCATGGTCGGGGACAAGGGTACAAGGTATCCCACAGCTTTCAGGAGTGCGTAATGAAGTCCTAATCGAACTCCTCGCTTCAGAGGATGCTTTACCAAGAGGcgatatattgtgtgtgtgtgtgtgtgtgtgtgtgtgtgtgtgtgtgtgtgtgtgtatatatatatatatatatatatatatatatatatatatatatatatatatatatatatataattcagtttGACATTTGCTGTTCGGATCAAATCCTGCAACCCCCGCTGTCTCAGAGTGAGCAATTGCTTACGGGCTGGCGTCACTATCGGGATGCAACCTTCAACTTTGGTGTATTCCTGTCGATTGAATTCTCATTAAACCGATACGACTTCGTGCTCAGTTGGTGATGGAGGAATGGCCCTGGGGAGACAATGCACTGTTTGGTaattcgattaaaaaaaaaaaaaaaaacaacgcgtgtaaataaaaaaagggcaACCCTGTTGAGTCAGTGTTTAGAAACTCGTTTATGAAGAAATACACTTTGAGGCTTACTCTAAAACAGGCGCAATGCATTTAAATCCATTTCGAACACAATGCAAGATCACGTTCTTCTGGATATACATACTGTAGCATACGGTTATGGGTTTCACATATTCGGGTTTTGAAATGGTTTCAGTTCAGCTGCCTAGTTTAGCAACTGAATGGAAAGTGCGTAATTAAATTACCTTTAGAGATAACCAAATGCTTAGCTTCTACTGCTTCATTATCTTCTTTGGAACCAATGAAACGGTACAGCTTTCTAAAACTATTTTAAGTAATGATTTGctgagcactgtttttttttaaacaaatagctATCATATTTGGAATGAGAAAACAGGGAACCGTGTTACCTGCAATTCAAAACCCTCCGCTATACAGTAACAGCACAGAACATCTTTCAAAGTACATACAACTCAGATTACTGGGAACCGCTCAGCAAACAGTAACAAACCGAGCCGTGACACCACACGAGTAAACTAACATCACAAGCGGGTCTGGCCGGTCATTTGACAGTAATGCAAACACAACCGCTGCACGGaacaataaactaattaaacAGGTGCATTCACCGGGTTTAATCAGCTCTGCCCGTCGTGAACTTTGCAAAACATCAGCAAACGCCTCCTCGCTGGGCTTCCTTCCACAAACTCATGAAATATACCTACCTGTGGGCATCATTAATTAAATCGACGCAcaaaatttttcttaaatatttattatacacaGCAAACGGTCAATTAAATAATCACGGGGCTgggtggatctttttttttttttttttaatggaatgggTAGGAAAACAGTTTCCCTTCCACACTTTGCTTACGAGCCTGCAAACCTTGATCTTTGACGTGTGCTTGACAGCATTCTGCAAACCGGGCACCGCCCCCCGTCTGCTGACGACACGCGTCGCAGTCAGCGGGCTCGCCTCCTCGTCAGCGAAGCGGAGGCGAGGGAGCGCGCCCGCTCTGCGGCTGGTGGAtggatggaggaggaggaggaggaggctgggTTGTGAAAGTGGGAGAAACTGTTTCGTTCAAAATCGCAGGAAAAGAAGAAAATTAGGGATTGCAGGCATGACAGCCGAACTGCCTTGCGAGAGCGGGGGGACTGCAGACAACACGGTGAGCAAAATGAAAAACGGAGAGGTTTAAAAACTGAATGAATAGCAGCAGGAAAGCACGAAAGCCAGTGATGTAAATACAAACTTTTGACCAACCGCAGCCAAGCCGTACATTTCGGTAGGCAGACTGCACAGCGGTTGTGCATGCAGTGATTGTGTTTGTTGTGATCAGTGATAAACAGCACACATTTGATTTGATCTCGTTTCGTGTACACTTGTTAAATTAACAGCGACAGTAGCACTGGCAGGTGAGGGTAGGGTTAAACTTGTTGCTGTTGTTAATCACATTAACCGAGTCGAAGGTAAAGTTTCAAAACACGCATCATCAGGCGAATGTCAACACAGAAACACTGTCTCTCGGCACACACATCTAACACAGCCCCCTTTCAACAGAGAGATTCAAAAGCACTGCCCTCCTTCCACCCCGGGGTAGATAACAACTAAAACCGACATTTAAAAAGAGTATGCAAACACGCACTTTCTGTGCTGGAGTTTCGTTTCTTGAGTATTCTAATCAGTATTTATGTTtagacaacaaaaacaaaccgtTCTCCATTAGCTGCGAGTGTTTTTGTTAACATTGGCGGATTTTGACACTCTTTAGTGACTTTTTTGGTATTAGATAAAAAAGACCCGTCACGTGACTTGGCTGtgctgattcttttttttttttttggtgctgtaCCTCGTGTGCGTTTTGCGGCTTTACCCTTGTTGTAGGTGTTTAGCGACGGTGCCATTGCAAATCCACGGGAACGCATTCAAGTTTAAGACTAGAATGTGGCCAGCTGCAACATCGTGTTTACATCACGCCTCCTCCTAATCTCAGCAGAGTGATAGAATACGCGCTAACACAAAACCAGCGCGTTAGTCAAGATGTGTCAATGCAATACAGTACTCAGAGCGAGTTTCATCTGAGATGGGATTGTGTTCACTGGTTATGGTGGGGTTGCTTTAATGACCCAATTGTGATCTTCCTGATTAAATTTGGCAGAAATGAATAGGAATGGGACCAGTCATATTAATAGCAAGCATTTCCTAGATAATGCACTTAAGCACATGCGTGGCTATAGCATTTCATTAAGGCTGGTCATGGTGTCAGCAGGCATTACAGAGTGGGAGGAGAATTGGGTAGATTTGTGTTAATGTCACCAAGCCAGATAGTCGAAGAGGGGCTGCTTACCTGGGCCTTGAAGGTAAACATTGTCCAGGTTTTCACCTGAATTCTCTCATGGTGTTCCAGACCTGCTAGCAGGGTTGTTAATAGTCCAGGCCCATGATTTTAGCTTTGTATGTAggccttttattttcatttctttatttggtTAAAAATTGGAAATAAAGAATCTTGTTAGTAAGTGGCCCACTGCCTTGCTTTGTGACTGAAGCCAGAatggttttataaatgtgttgaaGATGTGTGTCTGGAACCACAGCAGTCCTCATAGTAGTaatcctattaaaaataaatgctttcaaGTGCTACAAGTTAAGAGACGTTGAAATgcaactaaactaaacaaaacaaaacaaaaaaaaaacatgcctttttATGTCTTTGGAGACCAGACATACAATCGCAGACAGAAGTGTTGCCACcttacacttaatataagatcattcaagaagACCTGTtgaatacaagcatttagtgaataCTGGCTACCtgtgcttctttttttataaagattgttaaactaccagaacctgtgttttggtctttgtcatatgaGTGAGTAGCGGATGTTCACTATATGTTTGTATTTGGCAGGCTTTCTTAAATTATGGGATGCCAGTACTTTTGTTTGTGACTGTAACAGTTTTGCTTTGTACTAGCTATTTCATATGGAGAGTCTCTTCATAAAACCTAAACAATTCGTGCTTCCTGTTCCAATTGAAAGAGCTGGTCTGTGAAAGGTTCAGTGGACCCTGCATGTTTGAAAGTACTCCACGGTGAGGTCTCTTTCTATATTGGGAACCACCCATCGGGCTGACAGCTCCTATCATTAAACCCTATTTTTAAACAGACACCCATGCCTGACATTAACTGCAGTATGTCACTTTGCACTGATTGTAAGTGCAGCTTGCAGCTGTTAGGATGAATGATGGGTTTGCTAGTATTAGAGTAAAGTATACCTTAGGATCCAAATACAAGACATGCCTTTTCCAGAGCGCACCCCCTGTTGAAATGTGCCTAGGCTAGGTGAACCAAACCACTTTTGTCAAGATACAATCTCCCAAGCCATTTGTACAATTCATCACTGTATTACACGGCTGGAGTCCATGGTCACAAAACGAGAAGAGCCTCAGTGCTGATGAATGTctgtaccaagtttcatcataatcaGATGGCCAGATAGAGATCTGAAAAGGGGAGTGACTCCATTATCTAGCCATAGCCACAGAGGATAATAACGAGGGACTTGCTGGCAAGACAACATATCTTTGGCAGATAAGCACATGGTTAGTAGTACAGGGCCTGAGAGAGTTTTCAGCATGTGGACTGAAGTTGACAGAccatactgtttttgttttggctcAGGGCGGTGGTGCCTTCTCTTAGCCTGTGCCTCCAGAACCCCCTTCTCAACCCTAGAGATTTGAAAAGGGGTGGCTACTGTTCTTTTAACTATCAGCAGAACGCCACCAGAGTTTTAACCACACCTGGATTTCGTCCTTTGATCCTACAGGACTTCTTGGGATTTTGACCATTCCGGACCAgatccttaaaacaaaaaaagtgaaatgacAGCAGACCAGGATTccaaactacagtacagtaaatacccTGCACTGTTACACCCTGGAGAGAAATGTAAAGCGCTGCCAGAGCTATCTGTGGCTTAAAATAGACCCTTTGCAGGAGCCCGCTGCCCCGAGCTCACCATATATGTCTCCTCCTGCAGGCTCCATCTCTTCAGCTGAGGTCCTTGCTTTTCCACCTGCTGTATACCGTTTGCTTTTAATAGCATCTGACTTTGGTTTTAAAGTCACAGGTACCATTTTATAAGGGATGTTTTGGTTTCCTATGGAAGTGGTTTCAAATAAACCTTAGACATTGCAAACACATCAACCAGTCGCCATTCTGATGTGGAAGTTTCTCTTTGAACTGATTGACCTCAAGTTAATAATAACAGCCACACTTCTCATGAATGGATGATTGTTGATGACGATGAATCAGTGAGGAAAAGGTTTTGAATGTTAAAAGGCTGGTTTGTGTTGGTGTTACATGTGTCTGGCTAGACTGAAAAGCTGAAAGCTGTGCAGCGCTGAATATAGCCACACATGGTGGAATTCCATCTTGTTTGAGTCCCTGCCTTGGGCTGTGCATTGTGCCTCTTTACTGAGGGACTTCCCATTTCCTTCTGTTTATAAGAATGCCTGGTACTGCATTGCGTAAGAAACCCCAGTGTGTCGGAGTGTAACAAAACACCAAAGACACGATAACAGAAGTGTCCCGCTGTTGCTAGTGGTTACTTTGTATTAATAAGATTCAGTAATCATTAATCCTGGACAATTTTGTTAAAAGCTTCATTCAGTGAGAGTTAAAGCCAGGCACTTTTCGTTTTCGTAATTAAACTGAATCCATGTTTCAATGTGTTTCTACTTGTTGGATGATGTTGTACCTGTAGAGcccctttttttttcctggtatgCAAAGCTTGGGAGTGCATATATTGGAAGTTCATATGAATCAAACAGTAGCTCTGTGAATGCTGTAACCTAGGCCTGCAGTCAGCTTTATGCATCTCTGGGACAAATGGCTTCAGCTCCCTAGAATGTGcctaattttaacattttaaaatagagcTAAGTAAACTAGGCAGGCTCTCTCAAGGTGTGCTGTTTGAGAAAGTAGAATGCTACAAATGGTGTTCataaaacaggaaaataacaAGTATCCAAATACGGAAAATCAAATATTTAACCTACTAATGTGGGACTTGATTCTACTGTCGTGAAATATAAGCTCTTGCATTGTTATATTTTACAATCTCTCTTTTTCCAGAATCTGAATAATCAGGTCCTAATAAATCAACTACAGGAAATCACTGGTACCCAGGATGTGAAGATACTGCAAACAGCACTTAAGGTTTGCTTACTCTTCTAGCACTTGTAGCCCTATCTTGAGCCCTGCTATACAGTTACATGTTTTTGTTCATGCTTGGCTTGGGGAGTGTACTGAACTGTTCTTGTGCATTTATGTTCCGCCAGGCTAGTCATGGAGATATTAGGCAAGCGATCGGATTCCTCACTGGCCAGGACCCGGACGCAGAGGTCATAGCGGTGGAGCCCTCTGATAGTGAAGGGAGTGTTGTCGGCAGGGAGGGACAGACCAGTACGTCGCGCAGCACGGTGGAGAGCATTCCCTTCTCTTCCCAGAGCTTGTTAACCAAAGATGTGTTTGCtaaggaaataaaatataatcataaAATACGCGTGTCACGTAGTGAGCGAGATTTTGCAAGATCTGCAATTGGGCATCCCTGTGGTGCAAGCTTGTATGAATTTACAAAACAAGCCTCCACCTCTACTATACTGAACAGTATCTACTATACTGTTCTCAGTGTTATGGGATCTTCTTGGGCAAAATCTACCGGCAACCTTGATTTTGAGCTGTGATCTAAAATGGCGGCCATATGTTCTCTCCGTAAAATCCAAAGTAAAATGCCTATCCACTGTTGGTATGCTGCTAGCTAGCTTGCAAAAACCTTGACCTCTTCTTTTATTTATCCAGAGGTGATCGACCTGACTGGTAATGACAAGGATGACCTTCAGACTGCCATCGAGCTGAGTTTACAAGAGTCTCAAAGCGCCCAGGCAGAAGAGCAGGACCTGAGCAGGTACAGTGTGGGGCTGCGTAGCCCCGGGTGGGTTAACAGCCACTCTGCTGTACTCTCTTAGTCTCCATGCTCGTCACTGTGACTCCTAACCCCCTTTTACCATGGTCTTCCAGGGCTCTGGAGGCCAGTGTTGCTGATAACAAATCTCGGGTGAAAAGGAAAAGGTGCGAGGCCTGGGGGGACAGCTCCAACCCCACCGACTGGATCCGACGGGACGAATGGCCAGTGGGGCTGAAGAATGTGGGAAACACCTGCTGGTTCAGTGCTGTTATACAGGTGAGATGCATTGGAAACACCTGCTGGTTCAGTGCTGTTATACAGGTGAGACGCATTGGGAAACAATGTCCAGGTTCATTCATATTTGCTCTCGACGTGTGCTTGTAAATTTTACACCTCCCTTTGCTTTGATAAGTCTGAGCAATGACATCACTGTGCAGTTGTGGTTCTGGGTATTTGTGTGTTGCAGGCTGCAGCCACGGAGGCTGAAACGCTTTAATAGCAGTagaatatacttttatataaatgGAACCACAAGCAGGTTTGTATCAGCAGATCTGACCGACACCCAGCCCAGGAGACTGGACAAAGAAATCAAGGTGGCATCCATTACCGGAGACAGGTTTCAGTGACCTTTTCCAAGGCAAGctaattttattacaaagcatTCCTGCTGGATTCCAGCGAGGAGCATCAGATTGCAGTCCTCATTATAATCAAGCCAGATTGGGAGAAGCGGTTTACTACAAGCTACTCTTGTGGTTTTGTGATAATGACTGAGAAAACCTGAAGACATTAAGAGGATAGAGTGAAGCCTGGTTGAACCGGCCTGGGACTGCACATTTGTAATAGAGATGGCTTCTTATCCGAAGTTATTCAAGCTCAATTTACATTATCCTGAACGTCTCCCTG
Coding sequences within:
- the LOC121309387 gene encoding 5-hydroxytryptamine receptor 3B-like, with the protein product MAPVILLLFLLLSGSMSLDMKPKKSALHQLTKSLLRNYRKGVRPVRNWTQSTMVYIDFITQSILEVDGQNQKVTLSVWYRQIWNDEFLVWDPAEFDGINEISLSFDAIWVPDIIISE